The Burkholderia mallei ATCC 23344 genome has a window encoding:
- a CDS encoding DUF3540 domain-containing protein, with product MSEIEAKPDIRSRSSVPDKAGSVVGALPDGVYVVECGGAKLRCRRAFSCLVEPRIGDRVVVCGADSRCVYVIAILARPNAHGVQLRVEGDLVLEATRRVCVTSGDALRLASREQLSIETQRLTMSARQAALTSEKTTLTSAAFDGRLGKIRLIGRLLETVMEHVAQSCRSSFRTVETVEHLRASHIDHAAAESMRMHAKHTLLTAETLTKIDAAQIHLG from the coding sequence ATGAGCGAAATCGAAGCGAAGCCGGATATCCGCAGCCGGTCGTCCGTGCCGGACAAAGCGGGCTCGGTCGTCGGCGCGCTGCCGGACGGCGTGTACGTCGTCGAATGCGGCGGCGCGAAGCTGCGTTGCCGGCGCGCGTTCAGCTGCCTTGTCGAACCGCGGATCGGCGATCGCGTCGTGGTGTGCGGCGCGGACAGCCGCTGCGTCTACGTGATCGCGATCCTGGCGCGGCCGAATGCGCACGGCGTGCAACTGCGCGTAGAAGGCGACCTCGTGCTGGAAGCGACGCGGCGCGTGTGCGTGACGAGCGGCGACGCGCTTCGCCTCGCGAGCCGCGAGCAGTTGTCGATCGAGACGCAGCGGCTGACGATGTCGGCGCGGCAGGCGGCGCTCACTTCCGAGAAGACGACGCTCACGAGCGCGGCGTTCGACGGCCGGCTCGGCAAGATCCGCCTGATCGGCCGGCTGCTGGAGACGGTGATGGAACACGTCGCGCAATCGTGCCGAAGCAGTTTCCGCACGGTGGAGACCGTCGAGCATCTTCGCGCGTCGCATATCGATCACGCGGCGGCGGAAAGCATGCGCATGCATGCGAAGCACACGCTGCTCACGGCCGAGACGCTGACGAAGATCGATGCGGCGCAGATCCATCTGGGCTAA
- a CDS encoding pentapeptide repeat-containing protein yields the protein MSTRADRLRDAIRHGRAIRDTAIDAGDFDGHDWSGGVFERVRFIGVSMKRVRLDEAVFIDCLFRDVDMRQAGCARCTFDRCRFERVDLSASELRDCMMNGTHAAGVYFSGARASGLHCVKSDLGDCGFDDARIESAVFSDTRLVRAAFTRAAVRKAVFYRLDLTSAVFADAAFDDTVFAEANLAGQRLQGQRMHRCQFVGADLRHADFTGARLAGCNFQRAKLTGARLDGVDAPNTVFFEADAPDATCRDAALRGSIWVQADARRIDFTGSELDGAVFQRATCTGARFSRAKLEGADFSYADLTGAVFDEAGFARTAFHGAMAPAIAWRDHPGAVACDAELSDAQAWSRQRDEQARREEC from the coding sequence ATGAGCACGCGCGCGGATCGATTGCGCGACGCGATCCGGCATGGCCGCGCGATTCGCGACACCGCGATCGACGCGGGCGACTTCGACGGGCACGACTGGTCGGGCGGGGTGTTCGAGCGCGTCCGGTTCATCGGCGTATCGATGAAGCGCGTGCGACTCGACGAGGCCGTATTCATCGATTGTCTGTTTCGCGACGTCGACATGCGGCAAGCGGGCTGCGCGCGATGCACGTTCGATCGATGCCGGTTCGAACGCGTCGATCTTTCGGCAAGCGAGCTTCGCGACTGCATGATGAACGGGACGCATGCGGCCGGCGTGTATTTTTCCGGTGCGCGGGCGAGCGGTTTGCATTGCGTGAAGAGCGACCTCGGCGATTGCGGGTTCGACGACGCGCGGATCGAATCGGCGGTGTTCAGCGACACGCGGCTCGTGCGCGCGGCCTTCACGCGGGCCGCGGTGCGCAAGGCGGTTTTCTATCGGCTCGATCTGACATCGGCCGTTTTCGCCGATGCGGCGTTCGACGATACCGTTTTTGCCGAAGCGAACCTGGCCGGCCAGCGCTTGCAAGGCCAGCGGATGCACCGCTGCCAGTTCGTCGGCGCGGACCTTCGTCATGCCGATTTCACCGGGGCGCGCCTCGCCGGCTGCAACTTCCAGCGCGCGAAGCTGACGGGCGCGCGGCTGGACGGCGTCGACGCGCCGAACACCGTCTTTTTCGAGGCCGACGCGCCGGATGCGACGTGCCGTGACGCGGCGCTGCGCGGCAGCATCTGGGTGCAGGCCGACGCCCGGCGCATCGATTTCACCGGCTCGGAACTGGACGGCGCGGTATTTCAGCGCGCGACGTGCACGGGTGCGCGCTTTTCGCGGGCGAAGCTCGAAGGCGCGGATTTTTCGTACGCGGATCTGACCGGAGCCGTGTTCGACGAGGCCGGTTTCGCGCGAACCGCGTTTCACGGCGCGATGGCGCCGGCGATTGCGTGGCGCGATCATCCGGGCGCCGTCGCGTGCGATGCGGAATTGTCGGATGCGCAGGCGTGGTCGCGGCAAAGGGACGAGCAGGCGCGGCGTGAAGAATGTTGA